A region of the Deltaproteobacteria bacterium genome:
AAGGAGCTTTGCCTCTTTATCGGAAAATTCATAATCCTCCTGGGTATGAAATGAATTACACTTTGGGTTCACGCATATATTCGTTTTAGGGAATTGGATTGTTCCGCATTTTGTACATTTACCACCGACCAATCCAAGTATCATCTTGTGGTTACGCCATAAAGTTGTAAGTGCTGTTTGTGTAGGAGCTTCTGCCCTTATACCCGTTTCTGTCTCTATAAGTTCATTAAACTTTAAAAATTTGGCATAACTCGTCTCATCTTTTTTATTGGCAAGTGATCCCCTTATACCCCTTTTTGCCGGGAGCTTTGTGATATTATCGGTGACCTCAAATAATAATGCGTCACTGCCCTGTCCGAAGCTTGCCACTATTATCTTATCGCCCGGTCTTGAATCTTCAAGTGCTGAAGTCAACATTACAAGCGGATGTGCAGCCCCTGTTTCGCCGCACACATCATGCATATTGTTTACTATTTTATCAGGCTTTACACCTATCCTCTTGCCTATGCTTGCGTGTTCTCTCTGGAAGTAGCATGGATATACAAACTTGCTGACTTGTTCAGGCGAAAGTTTATACTTTTCCAAAAGTCCTTTAATTACCCCTGGTATTATTTTTATATACCCTTCATCTCTCACCCATCTTTCTTCCCATGTGTAATCAAAAGCTTCTTTTGATCCCCTGTAATGATCTACAAAATCAAGAGATACGGAATGGGAGCCCTTAAATTCTGCAATAACATTGCTTTCCCCTATAAGAAGAGAAGCAGCGCCATCTCCATACCATAGTTCATAGAAACTTGCAGAACGTGCCTTTCTATTATCTGTGGCGGTAACAAGTAGGTTCTTTTTTTCTCCACTTTTTACTGCTCCGATCGCTGACAGTAGTGCAGCAGTCCCGCTCTTTAGTGATGATGTAAAATCCGCGGTAACAATATCTTCTCTCAGATTAAGCGCAGCAGCAACGATACCTGCATTTTGACGATCAGCAAATGGTAATGTTGTTGATGCGAGATACAGACCATCGATCCTACTTTTATCTATGCCCGTGATACAATCCCTTGAAGCATCAACGGACATTGTTATACTATCCTCGTCCCAGTTACACATCGCTCTTTCGCCCTGTGCTACCATCATCAATGCCGGGATATACCACCCCATCTCCTGAATCACAGAAAAACGATTTAAACGACGTCTTGGAACATACCCACCATAAGAAACAATACCTACCATTGTTTACCTCCTTTTTGTTAATCTACACAACACATTGTGATTGCATCATAAGCATAAACGAATAGCATCAAATTGATATATTTATCAATAATTCTTAAAATTACTCTTGTAAAGTAATTTGATTGCCCGGCATGAACTTACTTTTTCTGCCTGAAGGTTATTTCTTTTTTTCTAAACTTATAGTTGATGGTATTTCTTGATATACCAAGGAGTTCTGCAGCTTTTGTTACATTCCATTCTGATTTTTCAAGTGCTTTTGTTATTGCTTTATTTTCTACATTATTAATGAAATTAGCCAGAGGCTCTTTTGATTCAATAACGGCATGCACAACCTTTTCAATGTAAGCATCTTTTGATTCGCTCAATAAACCTTCGGAAAGAAGTATAACGTTACTTCTTATCATTTCATCATCGGTAAGCATTGCTGCGCGTTCGATGACATTTTTTAGCTCCCTTATATTACCCGGCCAGTCATAGCTTATAAGCATATCAATAGCATCTTTATCGATGTCCTTGATTTTTTTTTGCCTGCCCTCGTTCAGGATTTTTATGAATTCTTGTACGAGCAGAGGCAGGTCTTCTTTCCGCTCTCTTAAAGGAGGGAGCTGTATCGGCATAACCGAGATACGATAGTAAAGATCATCCCTGAATAAACCCTTGTCCACAAGCACCTTCAGGTTTTTGTTCGTTGCTGTAATAATTCTTA
Encoded here:
- a CDS encoding OB-fold domain-containing protein; translated protein: MVGIVSYGGYVPRRRLNRFSVIQEMGWYIPALMMVAQGERAMCNWDEDSITMSVDASRDCITGIDKSRIDGLYLASTTLPFADRQNAGIVAAALNLREDIVTADFTSSLKSGTAALLSAIGAVKSGEKKNLLVTATDNRKARSASFYELWYGDGAASLLIGESNVIAEFKGSHSVSLDFVDHYRGSKEAFDYTWEERWVRDEGYIKIIPGVIKGLLEKYKLSPEQVSKFVYPCYFQREHASIGKRIGVKPDKIVNNMHDVCGETGAAHPLVMLTSALEDSRPGDKIIVASFGQGSDALLFEVTDNITKLPAKRGIRGSLANKKDETSYAKFLKFNELIETETGIRAEAPTQTALTTLWRNHKMILGLVGGKCTKCGTIQFPKTNICVNPKCNSFHTQEDYEFSDKEAKLLSFTGDYLAVSVEPPAIYGMIQFNEGGRMLADLTDCEREELEIGQPLKMTFRKKYYDKTRGFTGYFWKAIKK